CAAAGAGTCCCGGAATCGCTTGTAATAAATGGTCGTCAATAGAGTATGAATCGTTTGGCGCTCGTCGGATCTGGAAATGTGAAGTTTTGAAAGGATTAAAATAGATATGAAATATATTTCATCCTCTGCCGCAGATATTAAGCAGCATTACGACGTAGTAGTAATTGGTTCTGGTTATGGTGGCAGTATTGCCGCATCTCGTATGTCCAGGGCAGGCAAAAAGGTTTGCTTGCTTGAAAAGGGGAAGGAGTTTCAACCGGGAGATTATCCAAAGAGTAATCTGGAGGCTGCAAAAGAGGTCCAATTAGATTTGTGCGGAAATCATATTGGTCCGAGTACAGGCTTATATGATTTTCGTGTTAATGATGATATCAGTGTTGCTATGGGATGTGGATTGGGTGGGACTTCGCTGGTAAATGCCAGTGTTTCAGTTTTACCTGAGCCCAGAGTTTTCGAGGATAAATGCTGGCCTGAGGAATTGAGAAACGATATGCAATCTTTCAATGACGGGGTAAAACATGCTCGGGAAATGCTGGGTCCGGTAGAATATCCCGAAGAAGAGAAAGGGTATCCGAAGCTTCCTAAACTTGAGGCCATGAGAAAGGCTGCCGATAAAATCAATGCGAAATGTTACAAGTTGAATATAAATGTAACGTTTGAGGATTGGGTTAACAGATCAGGAGTGAAGCAGGCAAAATGTGTTTTGTGTGGAGACTGTGTAACCGGTTGTAATTATGCTTCCAAAAACACTGCTTTGATGAACTATTTACCTGATGCTGTTAATCATGGCGCAGAAATTTATACGAAGATTCTGGTTAGATATATTAGAAAGACCGGAGATTTATGGTCTGTCCATTTTCAAATGTATGATACGGACAGAGAGAATTTTGATACAGCCGAAATGGTTGTTAAAGCCGATATTGTGATACTTGCGGCAGGAAGCCTGGGAAGTACTGAAATACTTCTGCGTTCAAATAAAATGGGTCTGTCTCTATCTGGTAAATTGGGAGATCGGTTCTCTGGAAACGGTGATACAACCGGAATTGGATATAACAATGACCAGAAGATTAATGGAGTGGGGCTTGGTTATCATAAACCCGGCGATGGAGTTGAGTTGCCTGGCCCTACTATTACCGCGGTAATTGATCTGAGAAACCAGGACAAGCTGGATGAGGGGATTGTGATTGAAGAGGGTGTTATTCCCGGAGCCATGGCAAAGCTTCTCCCTCACGCCTTCGTCCCCATGTCAAGACTGTTTGGAAAAGATACTGATAGTGGTATGGTTGATTTCGTGAAGGAAAAATGGAGAGAGCTGGTCAGTCTTACAAGAGGGGCATATCACGGAGCTATCAAGAACACCATTACGTATCTTGTCAATACTCATGATGGGGCGGGAGGTAAAATGAAGCTGGAGAATGACCGCTTGCGGGTCGACTGGCCCGGAGTAGGCAAACAGCCGATATTTGATAAAATCGATGAAAAATTGAAGGATGTTACCTCTGCTCTTGGAGGGACTAAAATCAAAAACCCGGTTTGGAATAAAATACTGGATTATGACCTGATAACTGTACATCCGTTGGGGGGGTGTGTCATGGCGGACAGCGCTGAGAATGGAGTCGTAAACCATAAAGGAGAGTTGTTCACGTCTGATAATGGTACAGACGTTCACAAAGGTCTGTACGTATGTGATGGCGCTGTGGTCCCCAGATCGCTGGGTGCAAACCCGTTATTAACCATATCGGCACTTGCTGAAAGGTGCTGTAAGTTAATAGCAAAAGACAACGGCTGGGTGATTGATTATAATTTTTTTTAGAGTTGAGGTTATAATATGCTTTAATAAAATCCTTATTGTTATTGTACAAGCAGAAACTACTTCAACCGTCAATAAAGACACTATTTCTCCGCACTTCAATGCTTATCAGCGTCATCCGGTTAGGTTTTTGCGTATTGCAAATTAATGCTCCAAAACTGTCATCCCCCGACACCACCGTTCGCCAGACAAATGGTGTTATCTATTAAACAGATACTTGATTATGCTGGCGTGTTTCTGGTGCGTAAAACGCACCCTACGATTTTTGTTCCCGGACGTAGAATGTTTTTGGTGGGCGGTAGGGTGCATTCCATGCACCGTTAACAACTTAAACCATGCGAGGACAAGTTTAAGCGGGAATCCAGATTGAACAAACCACCTGGATACCCGATAAAGGAATTCCTGCCCGAATAGGTACCCGTCCCCGCCAGAACAGCCTTGTCGGGCTGGCGAACGGTTGAGCCGGGCGGGTATGACAAAAGCGGTATACGCAAAAACCTGACCGGATACTTCTGAAACCTTATAGCGTTTAAATCCGAAGGTACCATTGTTGCGGTTTAGAAATTGTAACGTTAATGTATCAAAGCGTTGCTGAACAAAAACAAGTTGACAACTGGGAATAATTTTCCTATATAGGATCATTCTTTAATATATCTAAGGGAATTGTCAATTTTTCAAGAATACATACCTTTCTCTACATCAGTACTTAAAAGAAGTATTGCTTACAGATAGTTGTTAAGTTATTTGCATTATATAGAAGTTCTTAATATAGAGTCTGAATCTTCACTAATTTCATTAAAGTAACATCCTAACAAAATAACATTTTTTGTTATGGCGTTATAACAAACAAGTAGGGACTTAAAAGTTCTGTCATGCTGGGTATTGTATAACGCTATGCAAATCAGCGGCTTATACATTTGTTATATTATTTATGACGTATGGCATTTTATTTGTGATTACCATAGTGTCAATACTTTGGATGTGTTTAACACGAACAATTTATTGAGGAGAGTGCTGTTATGGTAAAAACGGTAATGACACGAATCAAGAGAGCTTTAATCTGTTTAGGGACTATTTTGGGCATTTCCACAAGATGGAATCTCCCATGCGCGTACCACTTAATAAACATTTTGTAGTGGGATTAAAATCAATATCTTAACTTTGGTGGAACAATACTGAATAAAGAATTTAATATTCCTCACATACTTTCATCCGGAAAAATCACTGAACCCGGCAGGGAATATAATGTTCTTAATAATGGATCTACAGATAAACCGTATCCTGCAATCATTACTTATGAATCCGATATTACTGATGATTCAGGTGTCACTGACATGGAAGATTATTGGGATATGGAAGAAAGAATCAGGAAAGAGAACCAGGAAAAACTGGATAAATTTCCTTTAGGCTTATTCGGAAGATTGATCAACATTGATGACAACGGTGATATCGATGTTAATACAATAAATTTCTTATGATATTGTGATAATCAGAGAGAGTTAAAATATGAACAAAAAAATTGTACAAACTGTGCTTTCTGTATTTTCTGCTTTCTTTATACTGACGGTACTCAATTTCTGCTCAGCAGATCCTGAAGTAGGAGATCAGGAAAAACCAGCAGAAACTATTAAAATAGAAGTTAAGAAAAAAGCGGTTGATACTAATGTATACGGCTTTGGCAAAACAATTGTCCTTGAAGTTGCAAACCTTGAACGTCTAGTACAAGAGGCAAAGGGTAATAATAAAGAGGTCACTATCTTCCTGGACGGATGGCCTCTGAAGGATGTAAATATCACCTATCCTGCTGCAAAGACTATTCAGTTCTGTCTTTATCGTTCAAATCTTACTTTGGAAACCTGGAAAGGCCTGCTTGCGAAGGAGGGGTTCTATACCAGCGATGTATCAATCAGTATTGGTTTAGCAGGTGATATGCCAGAAGCCACTAAAGTACGTGTCAAAATGGTCCTTATAAATGAGACATGGTTTATTATCTGTGCGGCTTTAATCTTTTTTATTTTGTGTATGCTGATATGGCTGGCTGTTTCAAGTGATATACTTCGTGATGCTGGTCCGCAGCCAGAACAAGATCCTGATCCAAAAGCTGAGAAGATCAGAAAAACTTATAGCCTTGCACTCACTCAGATGGCATTCTGGTTCATGCTGGTAATTGCCTCATACTTTTTTATCTGGCGTATTACCGGCGAACTCATTCCTGTTACTAACTCTGTCCTTGGTCTGATTGGTATAGGTTCCGGTACCGCCCTGGGCGCCGCAATCATTGACCTTGGTAAACGTAACGCGGAAAAACGAACGGGTACTAAGGAGAATGGGCTGCCAACTGAGGGATTTATATTTGATGTACTTACCGATGTTAATGGTATCAGCTTACATCGTTTTCAGATTTTTGTCTGGACAATTGTACTTGGAATTATTTTTTGCACCAAAGTTTGTACCGATCTGGCGATGCCGGACTTCAGCAATACATTATTGGCACTGATGGGGATAAGCTCCGGGACCTATTTAGGGTTCAAATTTCCGGAGATACAAGAGTGACAAGACATGACAATCAGGCATTCCCGTGATTAAAACCGGTATCAAAAAAAAGTTATAAAAAATGCAAACACGCATACTTATCATAAGTAATTTGCGTTTTGGAATGGGTGAAGAGAAGTCTCTATGGTCGTGCTTTGTTAAGTACTTTGTATAATCGAAAAAAATCTTTTTGATAAACATAAACAAAAACATTGCTGATTTTTATAATAATTAAATAGGAGGTTCGTGTGAAACTTAAATCCATTATCTCAAAACTGAATGTTAAGTTTTTTTTAAGAAACCAGATTACTATAACTTTACTTGTGGGGGTTTCTGTTATTGCTTTGATTTATGGATGTGGATCAATCAAACCGGGATATGTGTATAAAGAATGGACAAGGACAATGTCTCAGGAGGGTATTTTTCCTGTTTTCCCTCCACGTGAAGATGTGCAGGTTGGAGATGTATGGTTGCTTCCAATACATCCATACGAAACAGGAGCGATTGAAGCAGTCGGAGGATTAGGTCGAACAGGAATCTGGACAGATAATATTTTATTTCATGGCACATCTACGGTATCTCTAGGAACATCTACTGCTTCTATTAAAGGAGTAGATGCATTTTATCAAACACGCTCTTCATTCCCAAGTTCATCATTGGCTTCTGAGTCTATTATAGGTTCAATGCAGGTTGGTACACCAACAGTATCCAATGGTAGTAAAGCGAATAGTAATAGCATTAAAATAATCACGGTTCCAAGAGGTACAGATACTACTGGCATATTTATAAAAGGTGATAATAACAGGTTAAGGCAGGTTACATTTCCTGAATTTTCAGTTACTAATATAAGGCAAACTTCACTTAATGCGTTAGTGCCTATTGAATATTTTAGCGCTGCCCTGGGGTTTAGTTCAAGCCGTATACGAGAAGTTTCTTTGAAGATACCGTCAGCAGAATCTTATGGATATCCAGCATATTTTATTACTAAACCCTTGTTTAAGGATAGTAAATCTTTTACATGGAAGGATGGTAAGCTTTATCTTAAAGAGTGGGATGAAACCAGTAAGAGTGGAATCAGAGGATTAAATAGAACAACTGCAAAATTGGCCCGTATTCAGTTTGATGAAGCATTTATACACTTAATGCAAGATGAACGAATATCATATAGCGAGAGAAAGGATATTGAGAGTGCTCTGGATAATCACAAAAAGTATATATATGTGTCGTTAATTAATGAAGTTTTTTATGCAAGGGCAATTGATATTAATATCAGAACCAGAAGGGCAAGAGGAGGAGCTGCTCATGTAAAACCCATTACGAATGATATGCTCTCACAACTGGATAGATTGAATAGTTTTAGGAGTGGCACTGAGACAACTACTACGCAAATTGAAGAAACAGATTCAAATGGAGGGACGTCTACTACTAATATTAAGGTTGAAAAAACGGATGATGCATTTGACCTGGCAGAGAAAATGAATACTTATAATGAGAATTTAGCTAATCAAACAATTATTGGGGGTGCAGTAAAATTTATCTCTGCATCAGATGCCGGAGTCGGTTTGCGCCGGATTTTTGATCGTCCAATAGCTGTTGGAGTACGTGGTGTGATTTTAAAGTTAAATGTAGATGCCGTTGCCTGTAATGGAGCTATTTGCACAGACGAAAAATGTGAAGGCAATGAAAGGTATTTTAAAGTAGTAACTATTGCTGATTATTAAAATTAAATCAGCCATTATGTAATTTGAATTCATGATAAACAGATTATTGTTTATTAAATAACATGGGAGAAGTGAAAGTGTCCAACGTTTTGAGAAAAACAAGAATAGCTCTCGTTCTACTTGCAATAACTTATTGGATGTAAATCCATTGAAAAGATTTCTGAAATACAAAATCACTAAATTTGGGATAATAGAAAGAGAATTCAAAATGATAATTAGACATCTGTTACAGCTGACAATCATCTCCTCAGTAGTTTTACTAGCTGCATCATGTACCACTCCTCCAGAAATGCTGACCACTAAGGGACATGTAGACCATGATGTCAACTTCACTATCCTGCAAATCAATGATGTTTATAAGATCGAGGGTTTGGAGGGTGGAGATGTAGGTGGTATTGCAAGGGTACGCACTCTCAGAAAACAGCTTGAGGCTGAAGGCAGAGAGGTGCTTGTCCTTCATGCCGGAGACCTCCTTTTTCCGTCTGTAATGAGTAAATACCTGCGCGCGCAGCCCATGATAAAGGTACTCAACCTTCTGGATGGAGATCCGGCCGCATTTGACAAAGATCTCGTTGTTGTTTTTGGTAACCACGAGTTTGATGATAAAGACCCGGGATTACTCCTTGGACGTGTGGCGCAGTCAGATTTTGCATGGGTCTCTTCAAACGTTCGATACCGTTCTGTTAAAGATTCATACGGAGCACCTTTCTCACAGAGGCTTAATAATGTACATGATGTAATCGTCCTGGATGTTGGTGGAGTTCGTGTGGGAATTTTCGGTTTAACAGTTGACGCACAGCGTCGTGATTACGTTACTTATGATTATGGCGATATTGCTGCTCGGAAGGCATCAATTCAATCAGCGCTTGGTCGGTTAAAGAGAGAAAATGCTCAAGTCATTATCGCCTTGACTCATCAGGATTTAGACCAGGATGAGCTTATGGCCAAAGACTTTCCAGAGATTGATATTGTCATTGGTGGACATGAGCATTTCTATATACAGCGTAAGGTTGGGAATACATTGATAACCAAGGCTGATTCTGATGCTCAAAGTGCTATTGTTTATAATGTACGGGTGCCTGCGGACGGTCCTGTTACGGCTGAACATAGAAAAGTGGAGATTGGTCCTGGAATAGAGCATGATCCGGTAGTTGATGCCGAGGTACAGCATTGGATATCAGAACTCTCAAAAGCTGTCAAGAAGCAAAAGGGATATGATCTTCTGACAGAACTGGGGACGACAAAATATCTACTTGAAGGAGTAGAGCCTGCAGTCCGTGGTCGCGAGACTGCACTTGGCAATTTTCTGGCAGATGCGGTACGTAACAGGATGAATACAGACCTTGCGTTTATCAACGGAGGAGGTATCCGGATAAATGACGACATTCCACCAGGACCAATCACCAATTATGACATGGAGGGAATTTTCTATTTTAATAACAACCTTGTTTCCTTTGAACTAACTGGTGCTGAACTCCTTGATATCTTGCGCAATTCAGTTTCCAAAGCACATCTGGGAGACGGGAGATTTCTCCAGGTTTCAGGTATTAAGTTCAATTACCATGTTGGAGGAACGAAAGATAATCCTATCTACACAATTAATCCGGGAGACGTAAAAATTAAACCACAGGGAGACGTGGACTTCATTCCTCTTGAGCTTAACCGGAAATATACCACAGGTACCATAGACTATATTTGGGAATATGGTTACCGAGACGGTTACAAGATTTTTTCACAGGGTAATAATGGTAGTAGCCCTGAGATTGTTCAAAAAGGTATTGATTTCCGCTCTACAGTGGAAGACGTTATCGCAAAATTAAGGAATCGAATGGTGACAACACAGGTAGAAGGAAGAATTATCAAAATCCAGGAACCATAATAAGAAAAGCCTGTTATTTAGAAGTGAAAATTTTCAATGTAATTTTAGCTGACCTTATTTGGTTTCATCTTAACAGGAAAGCTCCAAGCTGGAGAGATTAGAAGGCTATCAGGATTCGAGATAATTACCACAGTTATTATAATTTCTTTTAATTAAGTAATCTAATGATTTAAAAATGATCCAGACAATTATCAAAACAATAACCGATGTATTATGTAACTAAAATATAGAATAATCTAATAAAAAACTAAAATTATCCAACTGTTAGAACAGTATTAGATGATGTCTCTGCTTGTGAGGATAGTGGTAATACAAAACAACTAATTAAAAGAAAAACAAGGTTATTAAAAATAAAGTGTTTAAGAGAATAAATCACAGATCACTAATTCCATTCTGTTTCATATTACTGTCAGGCTGTTCTGTTAATCATATCGGTATACCGGGTCTCGTATCCGTTAAATATTCCGAAAATGATCATACATTACGGACTAAGGTGGAGGCTTGGGGCGTATATATGAGCACAATGCCTGTTGATCGAGGCATTACATTCGGGCATACAAAACGTATTTATATACAACCAAAATTGTCTAATCAACCAAACACGTTAGTCAATATACTTCCTGATCTCTCTGGAAAAAACTGGCACACAACAACCTCAGAAATCGAGGTAGTTCCTGGAGCTGTAGCGCTTATGAATAAGTCTAGCGGTTTATCAATACAGACCAATCGTAATTCAATAGGTTTGTTGCTGGGTCTTAGATCTTATTACCTATTGGAAATTGATAAAAATTTTTCCGGTATATTTTCAATTAACATTAATGATGAATAAGAAAGGAGATTTTTTAATGAAAATTAAATGTTTAATTTTTTTAGTACTCTTTATATCACTTGTGGGATGCAGTAACCACCTGGTCTATGTTCACGAGGCTGACCTTGGTCTTACTATATCCCCAGTAAATCCAAATAGTGGAACTGCCAAATTTTCGTTCGGTTATGACAGAGATACATATGCTATTGTTCCAAAAAGAGGTGATAATAAAGATTCAATGTCCTTAACAGCAGTAAGCAGGGTTCATTCTAAAGGTATGCAAGAAGTCCAGTTTGGACACGTAGTAGCAACTGGTGAAGCTGCCAAAGCAATTGCTGAAAATCCTTATGCACTGGAAACCGCTAAAAGAAATTTAAAAAAATAAAAGATATTTTTTTAATATTAAAATACGGAGATAATTAATGAAAAAGAGACTATTTTATATATTTGTTTCAATACCGCTACTTATGGGTTGCGGTTCAGCATATCTTTATGAGACTGAAAAACTTTCTTTAACTGTCGAAGCTCGTGGTAATGATGCAGCACAGCCGGTATCTGCGAATCTGGGATTAAAGCAACGTGTGGCACTTATAGTTCCAGGCAAAGGTGGAGACGAGGAACTAACTTCTGAGGATATAGAGAAAATAAATGATAAAATGCAAAGTATTAGTGCAAATACCTCAGTTTCGAACTTCAGTAATCTGGTAAATTTAATAAATAATCTGAATTCCGCCAAAAGACAAAATGCAGTTAATTTGGTAACAAAGAAAATATATGATAATTTTTCTGATACTTCTACCGCTTATATAAACTGGGAAAAAATTATCAGTGATAATGATATAGTAACAGAAAAATATCCTGGTGAGGCGTCTTCAGTCGTAAGCTATTTCAATTATAAATTTAAAGCAAATACATGGTCACTAAACGATAATGAATCAACTATTGACACTGTAATATTAACTGGAGATGCGGCATCTAATTTAAGAAAACAGGCTCCAAGAGTATTTCAAGATATATCATCAACTGGTATTGGAAAAATTAGTATTTTAAAAGTAGAAAGCCTGAAGACTATGTATGCAGGCTTAAATTTTTTATCAAATAGTGGTGACACAGTTGCTGGCCAGCATTTGGTGGCCGTAAATCAGCTTCATAGTTTTGCTCCAGCTCGAATACCTTTTTCATTTTATTCTTCCGATCCAGCTATACCAGCTAATTTTAATGTAAAACCTATTAATACTCCAAATCCAGATTCAAAGAATAACAACTTTGATGATGTCACAAAATATCTAAAGCTTTTACATGATATAGATG
This genomic window from Candidatus Scalindua japonica contains:
- a CDS encoding GMC family oxidoreductase N-terminal domain-containing protein — translated: MKYISSSAADIKQHYDVVVIGSGYGGSIAASRMSRAGKKVCLLEKGKEFQPGDYPKSNLEAAKEVQLDLCGNHIGPSTGLYDFRVNDDISVAMGCGLGGTSLVNASVSVLPEPRVFEDKCWPEELRNDMQSFNDGVKHAREMLGPVEYPEEEKGYPKLPKLEAMRKAADKINAKCYKLNINVTFEDWVNRSGVKQAKCVLCGDCVTGCNYASKNTALMNYLPDAVNHGAEIYTKILVRYIRKTGDLWSVHFQMYDTDRENFDTAEMVVKADIVILAAGSLGSTEILLRSNKMGLSLSGKLGDRFSGNGDTTGIGYNNDQKINGVGLGYHKPGDGVELPGPTITAVIDLRNQDKLDEGIVIEEGVIPGAMAKLLPHAFVPMSRLFGKDTDSGMVDFVKEKWRELVSLTRGAYHGAIKNTITYLVNTHDGAGGKMKLENDRLRVDWPGVGKQPIFDKIDEKLKDVTSALGGTKIKNPVWNKILDYDLITVHPLGGCVMADSAENGVVNHKGELFTSDNGTDVHKGLYVCDGAVVPRSLGANPLLTISALAERCCKLIAKDNGWVIDYNFF
- a CDS encoding bifunctional metallophosphatase/5'-nucleotidase, yielding MIIRHLLQLTIISSVVLLAASCTTPPEMLTTKGHVDHDVNFTILQINDVYKIEGLEGGDVGGIARVRTLRKQLEAEGREVLVLHAGDLLFPSVMSKYLRAQPMIKVLNLLDGDPAAFDKDLVVVFGNHEFDDKDPGLLLGRVAQSDFAWVSSNVRYRSVKDSYGAPFSQRLNNVHDVIVLDVGGVRVGIFGLTVDAQRRDYVTYDYGDIAARKASIQSALGRLKRENAQVIIALTHQDLDQDELMAKDFPEIDIVIGGHEHFYIQRKVGNTLITKADSDAQSAIVYNVRVPADGPVTAEHRKVEIGPGIEHDPVVDAEVQHWISELSKAVKKQKGYDLLTELGTTKYLLEGVEPAVRGRETALGNFLADAVRNRMNTDLAFINGGGIRINDDIPPGPITNYDMEGIFYFNNNLVSFELTGAELLDILRNSVSKAHLGDGRFLQVSGIKFNYHVGGTKDNPIYTINPGDVKIKPQGDVDFIPLELNRKYTTGTIDYIWEYGYRDGYKIFSQGNNGSSPEIVQKGIDFRSTVEDVIAKLRNRMVTTQVEGRIIKIQEP